One stretch of Nocardia mangyaensis DNA includes these proteins:
- a CDS encoding cold-shock protein yields MATQSGTVKWFNAERGFGFVVPDDDGADLLVERVDLLEQRDDRLLRQGRRVDFEVVVGAKGPQARRVRRPVDSLDGECFG; encoded by the coding sequence ATGGCGACGCAGTCGGGCACGGTGAAGTGGTTCAACGCTGAGCGGGGGTTCGGGTTCGTTGTGCCCGACGATGATGGCGCGGACCTGCTGGTCGAGCGCGTCGATCTGCTCGAGCAACGCGACGATCGGCTGCTCAGGCAAGGTCGGCGGGTGGATTTCGAGGTCGTGGTCGGAGCGAAGGGGCCGCAGGCTCGCCGGGTGCGCCGCCCGGTCGATTCCCTCGATGGCGAATGTTTCGGCTGA